A section of the Harmonia axyridis chromosome 2, icHarAxyr1.1, whole genome shotgun sequence genome encodes:
- the LOC123672463 gene encoding uncharacterized protein LOC123672463 encodes MHVNVQSICNKIVNLELLLAEERPSIVSIVEHWCSAEKLSSYCIYGYVQAASYCRLNYGHGGTVLLVRADLLVCTTSALSMNTFFFYPVLREEIIQIVKTLKNKKSTGIDQVSVGILKAMVDVVAKPLADLINLSVNTDV; translated from the exons ATGCATGTTAATGTTCAATCCATATGCAACAAAATAGTCAACTTGGAGTTGCTCCTTGCGGAAGAGCGTCCATCAATTGTTAGTATTGTCGAGCATTGGTGCAGCGCCGAAAAATTAAGTTCCTACTGTATATATGGTTATGTACAAGCAGCGTCATACTGCCGCCTCAATTATGGACATGGTGGTACTGTTCTTCTTGTTAGAGCTGACCTATTG GTTTGCACCACATCTGCCCTTTCGAtgaacacttttttcttttatccAGTCCTGAGAGAAGAGATAATTCAAATTGTGAAGActttaaaaaacaagaaaagtacAGGAATTGACCAGGTATCTGTTGGCATATTGAAGGCGATGGTTGATGTTGTTGCCAAACCTTTGGCTGATCTTATAAACTTATCTGTCAACACAG ATGTTTAA